DNA sequence from the Sylvia atricapilla isolate bSylAtr1 chromosome 15, bSylAtr1.pri, whole genome shotgun sequence genome:
CTACTGtatcacacagaaaaacatgGTACAGATATTAGGTGACTTGATCATTTGTATATAACCCATAGAGATTCTGAAAGCACTGCCTAGATTATACAACTATTTCTCTACATGCTTATTGCTATCCACAAACCTTTCTGATTGGTTGGGTCTGACCAAGTGCGTGCTGCAtgctggtgttttgttttgattgtgGAGTATGCATCTGAGGTGCTGTCTGCACCAGGCCAGAGGAAGAAATAGGAGCAGGTATTTGTGATGGGGTCTGTATTCCAGCTTGGGATTGAGCCTAAAGgatgaagataaaatatttgcattatttgtATCTCACAGTAAGTTACATCATGTAAAAACCTATTGCACATCTTATGCAGAATCGCAGTAAAATGTATTCTGGTAGGGATGAGTGTGAACTGTACAGGAAACCAAACTGTTACTGTGTTTGGTACTGGGGAGTTCCCAGCTAAAAGGTGATGTTTATTTTGCAACAGAGTTCAAGACAAAGACAAACTGGAGAGAGCCCAGCAGATAGTGATGAAAATAACAGGAGGCAGAGGGAACATAAATCAGTAAGAAAGGACTGTAAGAACTGCCTTGAGTAACCAAAAGACAAAACTGGTGATGCAAGAAAAAGGTTGCTTTTAAGATCACAGAAATTTTTAATGGCCAGTGAAAGGCAAGAAATGTGTCCAacctcatgaaaaaaaaaaaattaagtgggAGTGGAAAACTTTTTACAGTATCGGTGAAGCAAAATACCAGGACAAGCTGCTTAAGGATGTTAGAGAATTCCAGCAGGGTTTTAGAACGATTTGGGTGGAGAGCTGGGTGTACAGCTCCTAGGAACAGTTCTTGCACTGCAGACTGGGGCCCGTGCTCCCCTGGATTTTCCACCCCTCATAAAGAttgctggatgtgctgctgcacaggctTGCAGCTACCACAGCATGCACAACAGCCAGGgacacactgcagctgaagaatACTTTGCTGCCATGATGGGTGGCAGGGGAAATTCCAACTATGCCACTGGGCATTACTGCTTAATTCTACCTCAGACCAACAGGTTACACTGATTCAGCTTGGTCAGATTACTCTTATACCTCTGTATTTACAGCCTGTCTTGGTTTATGCTGTAATCAGCCTGTCTTTTGTCTGTAATCAGCCTAGAAATAATATTTGCATAACCATGGTTTCTTTTACTAAGTCCACAGGAGAGTTCTACACCCTGGCattcacatttttaaacatACTGAAGCACCACCACACGAGGTAGTTCATGTATGTTTTGCCAACAGGGCTATCTCAAAATAATGTACTGAGACTGTAGCTCTCTATTAGAATTTGCAGTTAACAAAATGTTGGTATAGGCTTCTATAAATCAAATTCTGCATGGAGGCAGTACATGGTAAGACAATTGCTTTTCAGGAAAGAGCATCTGGGAACAAAAGTTGCAAAGAAACAAGTATTAGAAGCAGGCATTACAAGATTGGCTCAAGCTTTTCTACTGCTTTCCTTAATCAGAAACAGGCTAAGCCTGATTTTTAAGTTAATCTTACAAGCAGCACATTTACCTATTTACACTAAATTATGAAACACTGCCATGGCAGGTTGCATGATGAAGAAATACAAACAGCCTTACCTGCAGCTTGATATTTCCAACTGGTAACTGCACTGCCGTAGCAGCATTGGCTCCCTGGATGGAGagtgggaggagcagctgggcagtGCCTTGGGTCGTTAATAAAGCCTGAGGCTGGGCAACAACTGCAGTTTGTGGCTGCCTCTGTGGACTAACATAAAACTGAGAAATGGCATTCTGAGCTTCAGCTTTGGCCACAGGTATCTCCTGCTTGATAACAACCGCCTTTTTGGCAACTGGGTTCTGGCCAGCAGTGTACACTGACTGTCCTAAGGAATGGCTGGCTACAGGTACAGATTGACTTGTACTCGTGCAGTCAGCAGGAGCAGTTTCATCTttgacagcagcactgaactGCTTCTGTTCCAAAGCAGCTGAGTTACCGAAAGTCTGAGATTGTTGCTGTTGTCCCCTTTTTTCAACCTCGAGTTGCATTTTCAATACTTCCACAAGTTTTTGCTCTTGTTCCAGTTTTCTTTTGAGCTCttcaatctgtttttctttttcttgaagcTTGCGGTCCTTTTCTGCTACATCAAACTCCATGGTTGAGATGTTTCCAGTGCGGGGATTCTGATTCTCCTCGTTAGCATTTGCTCTCAGTGGTGAAGTGCTCAGGAACTGGGACGGGGACATCATGGTCATTTCTGGGAACGTGTCTGCCATACTGGTATCATCTGTGCTTAGACTCGACTGTTCCGAAGGGGAGGGAGAGACAGGCAAGGGAGAGCTGATGTTTTCAGATTTTACTGCTTTGCTGCCAGATGCAGTAGATGTTTTTTCTGGAGGGAAGCTGGATATTGTATTAGCCACTGGTTTATTTAGTGTTGCCACAGGAAATGCCACAGTCACTTCCCCAGTGTTACCTGTGGCCCCACTGGAAGTGGGCACTGTCACAGAGGTACTTGTGGCTACTCCATTGTTGTTAAGATCTTGGTAGGTTTTCAGACGCTCAATAAGATCTGTTTTTGTTCCAGACACTGGTAATCCCCTCAGCTTCAACTCCATTTTAAGTTCTGCtacctgaaataaaataaaacaaaacactgtagtaaaaaaggaaaatattaaaattgaCTGATATGCATTCTTATTACATCTTAATAAcgaaaattattttcattagcTTATTTGCTAGTTATTACACCTCTGGGTTCTGACAGCATGCATTCTctatgaaaacatttccatgaCTTCCTACTTACTTCAGAGTGTTTAAGTGGCCAAAATCTTAGCAGTGTTCAGTTGTACAGTGAATAGCAGCAAACTGATGAtgttttttcataaatattcaaCATGGAAAAATGCACCTACAGCTCCAGTTGTGAGCTAAAAACATCTGAAGCAAACCAGCAGACAATGGCAGCAGTGCAGATAAAGGcagtgaacagcagcagcacgcTGAGCCCCTTTGTTacagcaggacagacagatCTGTTTCTGAGAAACTGTATCAGGTCAGGTGATCATTCAACAGACCCATCAAAGACAAAAGGCTCTCTTGCTAATTAGATGGCCTCTACGTGCCATCTGGGTTTCTTTTAAATAGACAGTATAAGCAgtcaaaattactttctgacagaaaaattcTCAGTTTTTTCCAATAAGCTCACAGACAAAGTAAAGTCAAATGTGTTGAGTGTAAATTAATTCCGTGCTTCAAAATCTCAGTTAAAGAAAAGCAGTCACAAAGAATGGCTTCTGTTTATTGTCACATGCAGCACAGCTAACTGCAGAGTTGGGGCTCTCTACATGTTAGAGCTACCTCTAATAGAACAAAAGGTAGTGACCTCAGTAGTATTTCAGTACTCACACAGCCCAGAATTTAAGTTGGAGGTATTTATGATTTGGAAACGATGAAGTCACAGCAATACAATTTACATATCCAAAACCCACAGCAATTTTATGCTAAATAACTCCCTAGCCAATAAGTATCAGCTGTTTCCTCCAGTCTGGTACTCTCTACACTTGAAAGTGTGTTctagtttttctctttctgaacaATTCATTTCTGAACTCTAAATCAGAACAGATTTAGTGATACAGTGGTAAAACCACCACCAGCAGGTCTGCAAGGAAGGTTTATCTTAGTGTTACACATCAGCAGGAATACCAAGAAACTGGGCAGAAATAGGTAAGTGAACAGCTTTATGAACTGCACAATTTCAGGTATTAACTTAAATATCTTTACAAGTTGTtagttaaaaatataaagattgGACAACTTATTTCAAGCATGTTGTTGGAACTGCATGTTATAAACTTACTTCTATTAAAAGATGGGCTTTAACTTAGAACAATCCATTACTGTCTTGAGAATCTGATcttctgaaatttcttctttttagcccttcaaatctaaaaaaaaatcctccctcctgcccctcaccaACCTTGGtaaaggcagagagaaaggaattaATTGCCCACTAGATGTCCCTACCCTGCCACTGAGGTTTGGcacattcctgcagctgctgaatcCTAAACCCCCACAAGCTGCTTCAGATTCATCCCTCAGAGTCTTTATTCCTGCTAAAGTATTTCAGAAGGAAGATCCTGTGCAGTGCCCTCACAGTGCAAACTGAACAGACTACACAGTTTGTAATACCCTCAAGAAACTTCAGAATTTAGTGTTCATTTTCAAATGATGTGTTGAACCTCTGGTAAGAagatctcttctctcttttacaGTCTTTCTATTTATAGCAGTGACCTCTTGGAATATGTTTTTATTAGGGCATCTTTGAATTTGTATTGCTTAACTAAATCTCTTCACTGATACACTGAAATTGTCATGAGGAAATTACTGCTCCAGTGTTTAAATCTGCTTGAGCTGAAACTTCACATGAAGTGAACCTCACGGTTCACCCAAGGTGTCATGGTGAGTGACCTATGCAATGTGTCTAAAATTCCTCTTCTGATTCCTTGggaaagaaatgtcatttctgGAATACAGGCATATGAGGAATCAAACATTTCAGTCCAGGAGAGCTGTGTATGAAAACTCTGACAATCTTATTCTAACCAGTTAGGAAGAAAGGACACTTTTCATGGGTACAAATTGTCAGCCATATTCTCCACAGTAACAGTTCACAAGTTATGAACTACAGTAATtcacaggaatgaaaaaattccCCTTTTACCTTCAAATCATCCAAGCTTGAAGGTAGAGGACCTGGTTTCCTGCTAGGAACATTACTGTTCTGTCTTGGTGAGCTGGCAGCTGATGTTGGTGTACTGTTGTTCAGACTATTCAGTGGTGAATTCCCATTGTTGCTCTGTTTGTCATTCAGTGGCCTTTAGGTAACAGGAAAAAGAGGGACAAGAATGTCAATGTCAAATATATTATGTTTTCCATCAAGAGGCTGTGATTCTGAATCTCATGTCTGTGAAGCTAATGaacaaattaactttttttacCAATCCATGCTTAACCTAACACATTACTGTTAAGtattttcagtaaaacaaaGCAGACTAGAAAACAGAGTAGTATGAtgctattttgttttggttttgcagttAAGCATCCAATTTATGCTTTCATAGTTTTGATTATTGTCATGGTATCCCTGAAGAACACAATGGACTGCAAACTCAGTTTACACAAATTAATCACCAGCCAGGGCAATTAGTTAAGTTTTCTGTCTGGTATCAATAACCAACCCCCAATGAACTGAACTGTGTGTATCACCCCTTCCATAGACATAAGGGCTGACATAAAGCAGGTCACTTTGACGATGATGCATTTTTATCCACTGTACTCAAGAATCTCATATAAAAATTCCGAAGTaattgtaaaaaattaaaaatgccacCATTTACACTAGGTACCACAAGTCAGCTCTTTTATTTCGTTCAGCTGATTtatgaagaaatgtttctgaaatgtcaCTAAATAGAACATAAGAAGCGTGGGCAAGCAGGCAGAAACATCGCCAGTCCAAATGTTAGGCTACATGGTAATTATAAATACAACCACAGATGGTAGCTTTAACTTTCCTAGCCTCActtgctgaagaaaaagaactcagtgaaaactcattttaaaaaaacagctgaaagtCAATTTGAATTTAGGGTTGTGTGACTGTGGCATGTTACACTTTAAGCACTTCTAGGAAAAGACTGGCCTTAGATGATGAGAAGGAAACTCTGCAGATAGTCAACTTCTAGTTTTGTTATGGGGTACTGACAGCTcttgaaacatttatttttctgactgctTCCACCTATAAATCAGTGAGTGTACTTCTCACTGTTAGAAGTGCTAAAGACCAGTACTAATGAGGGACTCATATAAGCATTACAGATGAGGCTATAAACAACAGACAgatgttttcaaatttaaaatgacTGTTACATCTTACTTGGAAACCACAAAAAACTGTGGTTTGTGAAtttgatgtaaaaaaaataaacccacaaaaaGAGCGTATGTCTTTGTTAAAGACATGGTCTGCAagcctctctcctcctctgcctgcctgtgtcACATTTGAGTGAAAATGGTGTTAAAACTTAAGAGTTTGCACAAATGCTCTTGAGTTTCAAAGATGCATTTGGTCAGAAAAAGTGTATCTGACAGGTAAGATGTTCTGTTTCCACCTCACATAAAAGTAATTAGGACCACTTCAAGGCTTATCAGacatcagaattattttaacGAGAGAACAACCTCATCACCTTGTTAAATAAGGCAAATAATACCCCCAGTGATGCACAATGCCATTTAAAGTTTTCTTGGGTTCCAACCTGTCTCTTTAATGTTTGCAAACCACATTTACCTCTAAAGCCCTAAGCCTATAAGTGATGTATATGTTTTTCTGTAAAGGACACAAACAATGCTTCACATACTTCAGTGGTGCAGGTAGAATTGTCTGGTAGTTGTAGTGTTGTTGCTGTTGGCTCAGGAtctgcagctgcaaaaacaGTTGCTGCTGTTGTAGCAGACGAGCATAGTTGGAGTCCATCTGTGGCTCATTTTTCTCACCTTTCTGATCAGGTGGAATATATTGATGATACTTCAATTTTTTCACCCTTGGCTTAGGTTCTTTACATTTCTTGCTCCGATGTTTATCATTTGGGTTCTTTGGATGGCTTTGCTGTTTATGGATGGAAAAGAttgaaacaaaaccacagcagatgTCACTTAAAGCAGTTCTGCATGGCTCAGAGATGCAGCATACCAGAGCACTTTTACTGTAGAGAGCTGCTGAAAACAATTGTCCTTGAAAACACCCCCAAATGAACCAGCATACTCCAGCTGGCTTATCCCCTGCACAAGTCAGGGCCATCCAATCACAGCTTGTGAATGGTTTTTTAAAAGTGGCACAGCTAAGGGATTCTGCTAGTCATGACTTGTCATTGCAAAGAGGAATTCTTCTTAAGCAGGTAAGTTCAAAGCCACTAATGGTTTGTGGAAATAAAAGGCAGAACTGTAAATTCCATCTGTAAACATCTGAGGTACCTCTGAGGTCTAGACAAAAGGCATGGACAGACATTCCTATAAAATACAGGCAGCAATATCTCCATTAGCAATACCCGCTCAAGTGATAACACTCTCTGGCCTTACaagctttgaaattattttgagggaaaaatTGAAGGCAATTACCTAATCTTACAGAAGGTATCAAAGCAGAAATACTGTGTTGATCTGTGCATGTTGACTACACTGATAGCCTCTTTAGGGTACATCTGCATTTGTCATTAAAGTCCTGCATTAAGTAAGCTGGTACCAATCCAGTGATTGCAAAGGATATAGCCAAATTTATATCAGAAATTAACAGCCAGAGTCGTCCTCGTACATTCAACTGAGTTAATTTCCTGCAGGTAAGTAGAAGTCTACGTGCATATATCCATTAACACTGCTGAAGACAGTGAAGttactgaaatgaaacattatGGACatctaaaaaaaatccctttctaaTTGTATTTGAAAGTGTTTTCAATGCTGCTGGCAAAGTCAGTGCAGAAAAGAGAATGTGTTCTTCTGATATTCTAACAAGGATGCAGTAACTTCTCCCTCACAATGATTCTGCTTATACATTAAACCAACTAAGAAAATGGTTGTGGAaaaggagcagtgctgctcaccACTTTGATTACAAGTAGACTAAGAATGCACTGACTCCCTTTCTACTCAACTATCCTCCATACAGAACTAGATTAGGAGACAGACAGAAATAGAAAGTGAAACTCTGTATTGCAAAAACTATTGTCCTTATTTCTTAAGAATTTCCATAGCAATGTAATGCACATTTCTGCCTGAAAACTTTGGTCAGCTGTACTGTAAGGACCTCTTGGAATAACGAGCTGGTCCCTACAAGGGTTACTGGCTGACCTTAGCACACAAAAGCTTAGAGTGACCAGCCCAGAGTGCTcccctgaacagcagcagctgttcttAGCCACAGGCACTGAAAGGTTCCTTGGGTAGTTTTCCATGAAGcccagcagtgtgtgtgggACACAGGTGACAGTTCAGGGACCCACCTTCACTAAGGTTGGCCCAGGCTTTGCTGCAGATACAGTGGTTGTGGTCagggtgctggcagcagtggaaCGAGTCACGTGCTGGTCGATTGTAGAGGGAGTTTTGAGGAATTCAGGAACTGGAGAGGTTAAAGGTGGATactagtattaaaaaaatataaggaaaaagagaaacattaaaaacatcGACCACCTGAGTAACtggaaaaatgttaaaaagttAAGACAACTTATTATCATGGCaaattcacaaaatatttttcgGAGAAATGGTGAAAACAGAATTCCTGTACATGTGTACAGGTATTCTATAAGGGCACATTTTGGCACACTtcaaatacagcaaataaaataaaatggtttcTTACTTTGATTCTTAGTTAGCTAAGAAAACACTGCTTTATTACTATGAAACTGAGGCCTTCAGTATTTTTTGTCTGTGGAGTCAGATTTTTGTGTATACATGGAGAATCTTACCACCCAAACAAGTGTCAGAAAAGCATTGCTTTCGTAAAGGTCAAACTTCAATACAGGCAAACAAACTTCTTGTTTCAGAATGATCATGCAACAAGGACAGCAGATGTATTTTCACCCTTCTTATGGTATTTTCACAGAACCTCACCTCTGACTGTGCCAGGAGGTGCATTTCTTCTGTATCTTATGCCAACAGAAGTGCAAACCCAAACTTTGCTCATCTAAAATTTGTCATACCAATTTTTATTGTGCCAAAATTGGTTTGTGATTTTAAgtcttaaagaaaattatttccttgtgtGGTGAATATCCCCCTGATGGAATGCAAACTCTGCATAAACAGATCTCAGTCCTTGTGTTTCCAGATACACAAGAAATTTTTACTCGTTTCTGACAAACAGATTGTTCATTATCTGATTATCTTTACCTGTTACAGGTAACTGTGCTAACCGTTTCCATTAGTCTCTCTTGGATATAAGTAACTGAAAATGTAGAAGATATTCCATGTAGGGTCTCACTGCATCTTTTCAGTGGCATTCACCTCCTACTGGAATCAGCTCTTCTGACAGTTTTACAGAGGAtgtcctcagcagctccctgaccCACTGCTGAAccccagctctcctcctccccagtcTTCTCTTGAGTCAAGAGTCCTCAGGTTTCCACATTTCTTTGTCATGGGAAGTAGGGGCATTGTGTACTTTCCTTTCCAAGAACTGTTCATTCTACTGGAATTGCAtttctccccaaaaccccaaatcaaccAGTTCTTTTAGCATGATAACAATCCAACTGTGTGTTGACTGTGCCTTCCTACTTTTGTTCAGTGACCCATTGTTATGTGAAGCTTGTTAACGGTAACATGAAACCAGAATGTCCCAAATCAACTCCCACAGAGCACTGGTACCagcttcccttcagcccaggACTTCCCTCTTTCTGTCTCATTTCTGGTAATCTCCATCCTCATTTTCCTAATGTTTAATATCAACCACTAATATATCCAGCCAGATGACATCAGTTGCATTTCCACTGTTTACAAAAGCAATTAGATCACCTAGTACAATGTTCCTTTTATAAAAGCCCCTTCTTTATATTCCTATGAGTAAGcatcctttttcttccaaattaatTCCAAGACTTGCATTCTAATTAAGTCCAACAGGTAcctctttctgtttcatttcttcctgtacctttcccattttttctgtGAGACTGCACCACGAAGGATTTAATTTGGTACACATTTTGCAACTCTATGTCCTGGTTCTTTTGTATTTCTGGGATAGCAGTTCCCAAGCTGCCAGTCTGCCTGAACAAAGCTCTCTCGCTTTTACTTATGATTAGTTTGtaataaatttccattttatctttGTGTTTCATTTAGACATTCTGCTGTGTTCCCAACCATCAGCAGCCAAGAGGCAACTACAGCTGCCTCCCCATAACCCAGCAAAAGTGAACAGTGGGTCTGATCCCTCTGTCTTGCAGCcacacacaggagcagctcctgatgACTGCTCCACCAAACAGCAGATTTACCATgtcctccctgggcactgcagcacTGTCCTGGGCTCCTGTCAGTTGATGGTGGCAGGCTAAAGATACAAATGCCTCTATTTTTATATCCAAGTTTCAGAGTGTTTGCTCTGGAAAGCATCTGATATCTGCACAGTGTCTGTTCTTTGATTGGGAGGGGACATGA
Encoded proteins:
- the MRTFB gene encoding myocardin-related transcription factor B isoform X1 codes for the protein MEPADGEDEPGPPARLAPSPHSEAVEHELRELSLQPGPCLPPLTERKNVLQLRLQQRRTREQLVDQGIMPPLKSPAAFHEQIKSLERARTENFLKHKIRSRPDRSELVRMHILEETFAEPSLQATQMKLKRARLADDLNEKIAQRPGPMELVEKNILPVDSSVKEAIIAVGQENYPQALDDFSFDEDSSDALSPDQPASQESQGSAASPGEPKTSDSPSPITPNAATSTQYPPLTSPVPEFLKTPSTIDQHVTRSTAASTLTTTTVSAAKPGPTLVKQSHPKNPNDKHRSKKCKEPKPRVKKLKYHQYIPPDQKGEKNEPQMDSNYARLLQQQQLFLQLQILSQQQQHYNYQTILPAPLKPLNDKQSNNGNSPLNSLNNSTPTSAASSPRQNSNVPSRKPGPLPSSLDDLKVAELKMELKLRGLPVSGTKTDLIERLKTYQDLNNNGVATSTSVTVPTSSGATGNTGEVTVAFPVATLNKPVANTISSFPPEKTSTASGSKAVKSENISSPLPVSPSPSEQSSLSTDDTSMADTFPEMTMMSPSQFLSTSPLRANANEENQNPRTGNISTMEFDVAEKDRKLQEKEKQIEELKRKLEQEQKLVEVLKMQLEVEKRGQQQQSQTFGNSAALEQKQFSAAVKDETAPADCTSTSQSVPVASHSLGQSVYTAGQNPVAKKAVVIKQEIPVAKAEAQNAISQFYVSPQRQPQTAVVAQPQALLTTQGTAQLLLPLSIQGANAATAVQLPVGNIKLQAQSQAGIQTPSQIPAPISSSGLVQTAPQMHTPQSKQNTSMQHALGQTQPIRKVFPPATSNAVFSYQTAPVSTPSQSFINKTSNSNIHPGGNQVVSVQNGPAAPNKPGSPSQAQPYIVQQPLFNNTVSKTKDPPRYEEAIKQTRNVQPSAREISSAHSQQMDDLFDILIKSGEISLPIKEEPSPLCKLRPVTANITTMPVNTAISRPPPQVQMAPPPVPLEPTTSLAVSLENQLEALLDGTLPAGNEIPQLTSSNEDRESFSLIEDLQNDLLNHSSILDHSHSPMETSDPQFTTNTPCLSLDLPDTNLDNMEWLDITMPSSSSGLTPLSSAAPSVFSTDFLDPQDLQLHWD
- the MRTFB gene encoding myocardin-related transcription factor B isoform X2, which produces MIDSSKKQQQGFSEILPAGDLKPLKEKECLEVNSQKSLKEVLQLRLQQRRTREQLVDQGIMPPLKSPAAFHEQIKSLERARTENFLKHKIRSRPDRSELVRMHILEETFAEPSLQATQMKLKRARLADDLNEKIAQRPGPMELVEKNILPVDSSVKEAIIAVGQENYPQALDDFSFDEDSSDALSPDQPASQESQGSAASPGEPKTSDSPSPITPNAATSTQYPPLTSPVPEFLKTPSTIDQHVTRSTAASTLTTTTVSAAKPGPTLVKQSHPKNPNDKHRSKKCKEPKPRVKKLKYHQYIPPDQKGEKNEPQMDSNYARLLQQQQLFLQLQILSQQQQHYNYQTILPAPLKPLNDKQSNNGNSPLNSLNNSTPTSAASSPRQNSNVPSRKPGPLPSSLDDLKVAELKMELKLRGLPVSGTKTDLIERLKTYQDLNNNGVATSTSVTVPTSSGATGNTGEVTVAFPVATLNKPVANTISSFPPEKTSTASGSKAVKSENISSPLPVSPSPSEQSSLSTDDTSMADTFPEMTMMSPSQFLSTSPLRANANEENQNPRTGNISTMEFDVAEKDRKLQEKEKQIEELKRKLEQEQKLVEVLKMQLEVEKRGQQQQSQTFGNSAALEQKQFSAAVKDETAPADCTSTSQSVPVASHSLGQSVYTAGQNPVAKKAVVIKQEIPVAKAEAQNAISQFYVSPQRQPQTAVVAQPQALLTTQGTAQLLLPLSIQGANAATAVQLPVGNIKLQAQSQAGIQTPSQIPAPISSSGLVQTAPQMHTPQSKQNTSMQHALGQTQPIRKVFPPATSNAVFSYQTAPVSTPSQSFINKTSNSNIHPGGNQVVSVQNGPAAPNKPGSPSQAQPYIVQQPLFNNTVSKTKDPPRYEEAIKQTRNVQPSAREISSAHSQQMDDLFDILIKSGEISLPIKEEPSPLCKLRPVTANITTMPVNTAISRPPPQVQMAPPPVPLEPTTSLAVSLENQLEALLDGTLPAGNEIPQLTSSNEDRESFSLIEDLQNDLLNHSSILDHSHSPMETSDPQFTTNTPCLSLDLPDTNLDNMEWLDITMPSSSSGLTPLSSAAPSVFSTDFLDPQDLQLHWD